ACGTGGCGTGGTTCAACCCTAATGCCACCACCACAGAAGCAGGTTTACCTTATGTGGGATTAACCCTTGAGAATGTTCAAGATGCCGAAGCGCGTTTAAACCGTTTTGCACCATACTTGATGAAAGCGTTCCCAGAAACGCAAGCCACTCAAGGGATTATCGAGTCTGACGTGGTGGCAATCCCCAATATGCAAACCGCGCTCGAAGCCCGTTACCAAACGCCAATCACCGGGAAAATGTTATTAAAGAAAGACAGCCACTTGCCGATTTCGGGCTCGATCAAAGCGCGTGGGGGAATTTATGAAGTGCTCACCCACGCCGAAAAACTGGCACTTGAGGCAGGGCTGCTATCCATTGATGATAATTATGAAGTTTTATTTTCTGATAAATTCCGCCAATTTTTCAGCCAATACAGCATCGCGGTAGGCTCAACGGGTAATTTAGGGATGTCTATCGGCATCATGAGTGCCAAGTTAGGCTTTAGCGTCAGCGTGCATATGTCTGCGGATGCGCGCCAGTGGAAGAAAGACAAACTACGCTCACACGGTGTGAATGTCGTTGAATATGAACAAGATTACAGCATTGCCGTTGAACAAGGTCGCAAAGAAGCAGAACAAGACCCAAACTGTTTCTTTATTGATGATGAAAACTCCACAACGTTGTTTTTAGGCTACGCCGTCGCAGGGCTGCGTCTAAAAAAACAATTTGCAGAACAAGGTGTTATTGTTGATAAAGACCATCCGCTGTTTGTCTACCTACCTTGCGGCGTAGGCGGTGGCCCTGGTGGGGTCGCCTTTGGATTAAAACTGGCGTTTGGCGATGCAGTGCACTGCCTGTTTGCAGAACCAACACATTCACCGTGCATGCTTTTGGGCGTCCACACTGGGTTACACGATGGTATCTCTGTTCAAGAAATTGGTATTGATAATATCACTGCCGCAGATGGCCTTGCTGTTGGTCGAGCCTCTGGTTTTGTGGGTCGTGCGATGGAGCGGTTAATCGATGGGTACTACACCCTTGATGACTCAGAAATGTATAACCTGTTAGGGTTACTCAACCAAACAGAAGCTATCAAACTAGAACCGTCAGCCCTTGCGGGTATGACGGGCTGCGTGCATGTCACACAAAACACCGATTACCAGCAGTCTAAAGCGCTCAGTGCGCAGCAGATGGCAAATGCCACACACCTTGTTTGGGCAACAGGCGGCGGTATGGTGCCGAGTGACGAAATGGAAAAATATTTATCACAGGCTAAACTGGGTTAATTACTCTCCCCCCTTCAAAGCTTTGGAGGGGGTTTTTATCGATTATTACCCTGAGAGTGGGACTAAATTCCTTTCAATATAACGCCTTACCTGCGTGCCTAATGTCCCTAAACAGAACACTCATGACCATTCCTCAACAGGTTCGTACCGAGGATTATGCTAACTTTTTCGCTCAAATTCCCACTAAGAATGAATATATCGCTAATAATTGACCTCAGTACGGTGTATATTCACTAATAAAGTAAAATAGCTAAATAATATACACCCCATTACTAGGCGGTTATTTAACAAGCTAATTTATAGGTAATTAAAATTCCAGTATTTTTATTATTAACCATCTCGCAAGAATATTATTAATGTATAGATATATTAATTGTACTTAATGAAACAATTTGACTTTTAATTTCCCCACTTCCTCTACATCTCTGTCATTCTGATATATCTACTTACCTAATTAAATAAACATCTTATTGGGTATATTTATTTCTCACTCTAAAATAAATAAATTTAAAATAATTTATCATCATTAACCTTAATAAATATAAGTTATTTCATCAAACCAAAAAAACCATAAAAATACCATATATTTCAATATTATATTGAAA
The window above is part of the Providencia sp. R33 genome. Proteins encoded here:
- the dsdA gene encoding D-serine ammonia-lyase encodes the protein MTQINVNKLIADYPLVQDLINLKHVAWFNPNATTTEAGLPYVGLTLENVQDAEARLNRFAPYLMKAFPETQATQGIIESDVVAIPNMQTALEARYQTPITGKMLLKKDSHLPISGSIKARGGIYEVLTHAEKLALEAGLLSIDDNYEVLFSDKFRQFFSQYSIAVGSTGNLGMSIGIMSAKLGFSVSVHMSADARQWKKDKLRSHGVNVVEYEQDYSIAVEQGRKEAEQDPNCFFIDDENSTTLFLGYAVAGLRLKKQFAEQGVIVDKDHPLFVYLPCGVGGGPGGVAFGLKLAFGDAVHCLFAEPTHSPCMLLGVHTGLHDGISVQEIGIDNITAADGLAVGRASGFVGRAMERLIDGYYTLDDSEMYNLLGLLNQTEAIKLEPSALAGMTGCVHVTQNTDYQQSKALSAQQMANATHLVWATGGGMVPSDEMEKYLSQAKLG